One genomic window of Cellulophaga sp. Hel_I_12 includes the following:
- a CDS encoding TonB-dependent receptor — MKSKIRMFLTPLLVLFFSFALAQDKTITGNVTDQSGMPLPGVSVLIVGSTTGTQTDFDGNYTINASEGQQLRFSYIGQKTTERLVGASNTINVQLQEDAQALDEVVVVGYGVQRKRDLTAAISTIKGEEIANLITPSFEAQLAGRAAGVQITTQSGIIGERPRIRIRGIASISSGTFPLVVVDGIPIFTGESGGYADTNPLAEINPADIESFDVLKDGAATAIYGSRAANGVILITTKRGKEGTVAINYNTSVGFASPIRTFDLLKAQDFITINNEKRTNRNQGLWAAGTDFETDWQAAVLNNNAFQQDHNLSFSGGTKNTQFFTSVGYNDLEAVARPNSQSRFSFRSNIDQKIKSWLNVGVSAGFTRTETFGLNTGTNSLSGNIFNAMRQHPNVAIFDANDPTGYNLDDVFPDRMGRGSNLETIGDNLPNIRFVLDNNQETSRVNRLIGNVYMDIKPFSTVNFRTQVSIDNTNANGFLYWSPTHGDGFGSNGRVQNNFQETVNWNWQNVLSYNETYGEDHNVSATLINEYQKRTIKSFFGSGTDLSNEFFNQNLVSGTFGVQGSGGGFTDNGIISFAGRLNYNYKQKYFIQGSLRRDGLSSLPQANKYGVFPGASVGWTVSKENFMQGLENVVSDFKIRGSYGKVGNTEIGNYPYFGLYGSAQYGNNNGIAYVQFGNNNLLWETSEKIDIGADLSLFQNKFSLAFDYFRNTTDDLILALETPQSFGIPSNSYDTNIGKVENSGIEFAANAVLFDKDFKWNVSANISFVDNEVQELVNGQDRIGTNTITREGESINSIYGYRYGGVNAANGNPIYFKADGTRVQALLPGASFAVYDEANPADVSVPGSISAITDREILGQSLPKYFGGFNSNMSYKNFDLGFLFRFSGGNKIFNATRRELLNTNFTNNGTEILGRWQSVDNPGDGVTPRLYALSNTTSNLTSVATSRFLEDGDFIRLDNITLGYSLPKTITEQIGISKMRMFVQAQNVWVITNYRGLDPEQEAAGVDLNGTPISSVFSFGLNVGF; from the coding sequence ATGAAATCAAAAATAAGAATGTTTTTAACACCGCTCTTGGTGTTATTTTTCAGTTTTGCTCTTGCTCAAGACAAGACTATTACCGGTAATGTCACAGACCAAAGTGGAATGCCATTGCCTGGAGTTTCTGTGCTTATTGTAGGATCTACAACAGGTACGCAAACCGATTTTGATGGTAACTATACCATAAATGCTAGTGAAGGCCAGCAGTTAAGGTTTAGTTATATCGGACAAAAAACAACAGAAAGACTCGTTGGTGCTTCAAACACCATTAATGTTCAGCTGCAAGAAGATGCGCAGGCTTTAGATGAGGTTGTGGTAGTTGGTTACGGTGTGCAACGTAAGCGCGATTTAACGGCAGCAATTTCTACCATCAAAGGTGAGGAAATTGCGAATTTAATTACACCAAGTTTTGAAGCACAATTAGCGGGTAGAGCTGCTGGTGTGCAAATCACAACACAATCAGGAATTATAGGAGAAAGACCCAGAATAAGAATTCGTGGAATTGCATCTATTAGTTCTGGAACATTTCCTTTAGTAGTTGTTGACGGTATTCCAATCTTCACAGGAGAAAGTGGAGGTTATGCCGACACAAATCCACTAGCAGAAATTAATCCTGCGGATATTGAATCTTTTGATGTGTTAAAGGATGGTGCAGCTACAGCTATTTATGGTTCTAGAGCTGCCAATGGGGTTATCTTAATCACCACTAAAAGAGGTAAAGAAGGTACGGTTGCTATCAACTATAATACCTCTGTTGGTTTTGCTAGTCCTATAAGAACCTTTGATCTTTTAAAGGCTCAAGACTTTATCACTATCAATAATGAAAAACGTACCAATAGAAACCAAGGTTTATGGGCAGCAGGTACTGATTTTGAAACCGATTGGCAAGCAGCAGTTTTAAATAATAATGCTTTTCAACAAGATCATAACTTATCATTTTCTGGAGGAACTAAGAATACACAATTTTTTACTTCTGTAGGTTATAATGACCTTGAAGCTGTGGCTAGACCAAACTCTCAAAGTAGATTTTCATTTCGTTCTAACATAGATCAAAAAATAAAAAGTTGGTTGAATGTTGGGGTTAGTGCAGGTTTTACCAGAACAGAAACCTTTGGTTTGAATACAGGAACGAATTCCTTATCTGGAAATATTTTCAATGCCATGCGTCAACATCCTAACGTAGCTATTTTTGATGCTAATGACCCAACTGGGTATAATTTAGATGATGTTTTTCCAGATAGAATGGGTAGAGGTTCTAACCTAGAAACCATTGGTGATAACTTACCTAACATTCGATTTGTCTTAGATAATAATCAAGAAACCAGTAGAGTAAATAGATTAATTGGTAATGTTTATATGGACATTAAGCCATTCTCTACAGTTAACTTTAGAACTCAGGTAAGTATTGATAATACAAATGCTAACGGTTTTTTATATTGGAGTCCTACACATGGTGATGGTTTTGGTTCCAATGGTCGAGTTCAAAATAATTTCCAAGAAACGGTGAACTGGAACTGGCAAAATGTATTGAGCTATAATGAAACCTATGGAGAAGACCATAATGTTTCTGCTACCTTAATTAATGAATATCAAAAAAGAACAATTAAAAGCTTTTTTGGATCGGGTACAGATTTAAGTAATGAGTTTTTTAATCAGAATTTAGTTTCTGGAACCTTCGGCGTACAAGGTTCAGGTGGTGGTTTTACAGATAATGGAATTATATCTTTCGCGGGTAGATTAAATTACAACTACAAACAAAAGTATTTTATTCAAGGAAGTTTACGTAGAGACGGTTTGTCTTCTTTACCACAGGCCAACAAATATGGTGTTTTCCCAGGTGCTTCCGTAGGATGGACAGTGAGTAAAGAAAACTTTATGCAAGGCTTAGAGAATGTAGTGTCTGACTTTAAAATTAGAGGTTCTTACGGTAAAGTAGGGAATACAGAAATTGGGAACTATCCTTATTTTGGCCTGTATGGCTCTGCACAATATGGTAACAATAATGGTATTGCTTATGTGCAATTTGGAAACAATAATCTATTGTGGGAAACAAGTGAAAAGATTGATATTGGTGCTGATTTAAGTTTATTTCAAAATAAATTCTCTTTGGCCTTTGATTATTTTAGAAATACCACAGACGATTTAATTCTAGCTTTAGAAACACCACAATCATTTGGTATTCCAAGCAATAGTTATGATACCAATATTGGTAAAGTAGAAAATTCAGGTATAGAATTCGCTGCTAATGCTGTTTTGTTTGACAAAGATTTTAAATGGAATGTTTCTGCTAATATTTCTTTTGTAGATAATGAAGTACAAGAATTAGTAAATGGTCAAGATCGTATCGGAACCAATACCATCACTCGCGAAGGTGAGTCTATCAATTCTATTTATGGCTACAGGTATGGTGGTGTAAACGCGGCGAATGGTAATCCTATTTATTTTAAAGCAGATGGGACTCGTGTTCAAGCTTTATTACCAGGCGCTAGTTTTGCCGTATACGATGAAGCTAACCCAGCAGACGTTTCAGTACCAGGATCTATTAGTGCTATAACTGACCGAGAAATACTAGGACAATCACTTCCAAAATATTTTGGTGGTTTTAATTCTAACATGTCTTATAAAAACTTTGATTTAGGCTTCTTGTTTCGTTTTAGTGGAGGTAATAAAATTTTCAACGCTACGCGAAGAGAATTGTTAAATACAAACTTTACCAACAATGGAACCGAAATATTAGGCAGATGGCAAAGTGTGGATAACCCAGGTGACGGTGTAACGCCAAGATTGTATGCCTTGAGCAATACAACAAGTAACTTAACCTCTGTAGCTACTTCTAGATTTTTGGAAGATGGCGATTTTATCAGATTAGATAATATTACCTTAGGCTATTCTTTACCTAAAACCATTACAGAGCAAATTGGAATTTCAAAAATGAGAATGTTTGTACAAGCTCAAAATGTATGGGTGATTACTAATTACAGAGGTTTAGATCCTGAACAGGAGGCTGCTGGTGTAGACCTTAACGGAACTCCGATATCGAGTGTATTTTCTTTTGGACTTAATGTTGGATTTTAA
- a CDS encoding RagB/SusD family nutrient uptake outer membrane protein, producing MKTIYNNKFSALKFVLIAALGFGSFTSCTDDNVIALEPFNQVSEAAAFTTPALIELSVTGMYNAAQIGIYNGAGRGYPFGAAFVQQGDNRGEDAVNIAGFYQLTYTATYDPTTANNVFYWSDTYRLINRANLVLEGVEGAVSNGVITQEVANDYIGQAKFFRAIAHQELLWHFAKPYNDTPGATHLGVPYRDFAINTTESIDLALTLGRNTVAECYTRILEDLNDAEDLMDTKAERGGTLGIVRATKEAAIAFKTRAYLHMRNWPMVIAEGVKLNGIYSVTATPDGVFGDAGYNNSESIFSMENTALNNPGVNAALASQYNRRGLVAISPIIWRNPAWLVDDLRREEGVLVRTVGGVKYTNKYKDGVNYTDPSPVMRYSEVLLNMAEAYARIPGSEGLALTALNTVRNRSLASPATQQYLAANFPTPASLVEGIITERRIEFAMEGRRWPDIHRLQNDNLAPIVGIPAKVGNGTPPASAYTLGTPYAGPFGVQAFPYSAKEFLWPIPQQEVNNNPILATQQNPGW from the coding sequence ATGAAAACAATATATAATAATAAATTTTCAGCCTTAAAATTTGTCCTAATAGCCGCACTTGGCTTTGGCTCTTTTACTAGCTGTACCGATGATAATGTAATAGCCCTAGAACCTTTTAATCAGGTTTCAGAAGCAGCAGCATTTACTACGCCTGCATTAATTGAATTATCTGTGACTGGAATGTACAATGCTGCCCAAATAGGTATTTATAACGGTGCTGGTCGTGGGTATCCTTTTGGAGCTGCTTTTGTGCAACAAGGGGATAATAGAGGTGAGGATGCTGTAAATATAGCAGGGTTTTACCAATTAACGTATACGGCTACCTATGACCCTACTACGGCAAATAATGTTTTTTATTGGAGCGATACCTATCGCTTAATTAATAGAGCAAACCTTGTTTTAGAAGGAGTAGAAGGAGCTGTAAGTAATGGTGTTATTACTCAGGAAGTGGCCAACGATTATATTGGTCAAGCTAAATTTTTCAGAGCTATTGCACATCAAGAGTTGTTGTGGCATTTTGCAAAGCCATATAACGATACACCAGGTGCTACACACTTAGGCGTACCTTACCGTGATTTTGCAATTAATACGACCGAGTCTATAGATTTAGCCTTAACATTAGGTCGTAATACAGTGGCAGAATGTTATACAAGGATTCTTGAAGATTTAAATGATGCAGAGGATTTAATGGATACCAAAGCAGAAAGAGGTGGAACTTTAGGAATTGTAAGAGCTACCAAAGAGGCTGCTATAGCATTTAAGACTAGAGCCTATCTTCATATGCGTAATTGGCCCATGGTCATTGCAGAAGGAGTTAAGTTAAATGGAATTTACTCAGTTACTGCTACACCTGATGGTGTTTTTGGTGACGCTGGCTATAACAATTCAGAGTCTATTTTTTCTATGGAAAACACAGCACTGAATAATCCTGGAGTGAATGCAGCTTTAGCATCACAATACAACCGAAGAGGTTTGGTCGCTATAAGTCCAATTATCTGGAGAAACCCAGCTTGGTTGGTTGACGATTTACGTAGAGAAGAAGGTGTTTTAGTACGGACTGTTGGAGGTGTGAAATACACTAACAAATATAAAGATGGCGTAAATTATACCGATCCTTCTCCAGTAATGCGTTATTCAGAGGTGCTTTTAAACATGGCTGAAGCCTATGCTCGCATTCCAGGTAGTGAAGGACTTGCACTTACCGCTTTAAACACGGTTCGAAACAGATCTTTGGCTTCACCAGCTACACAACAATATTTAGCCGCTAACTTTCCAACACCGGCAAGTTTGGTGGAAGGAATTATTACTGAAAGAAGAATTGAATTCGCAATGGAAGGCAGAAGATGGCCAGATATTCACAGATTGCAAAATGATAACTTGGCGCCAATAGTTGGTATTCCAGCAAAAGTAGGCAATGGAACCCCACCAGCTTCGGCATATACCCTTGGTACACCTTATGCAGGTCCCTTCGGTGTTCAAGCATTCCCTTACAGTGCCAAAGAGTTTTTATGGCCAATACCACAACAAGAGGTTAATAATAATCCTATTCTGGCAACGCAGCAAAATCCAGGCTGGTAA
- a CDS encoding alpha-ketoglutarate-dependent dioxygenase AlkB: protein MSSLFSEKINLNLPVSDIWYYPNFFTIKASNNYFNHLKTNTPWQQDAIKVFGKTYAQPRLTALYANNGKPYSYSNITMQPHEFSDELIAIKKKIELIAETNFTTCLLNLYRDGKDSNGWHADNEKELGINPVIASVTFGQERFFHLKHRTHKNLKHKILLENGSLLVMKGETQHHWLHQIPKTARPIQERINLTFRVIK, encoded by the coding sequence ATGAGCAGTCTATTTAGTGAAAAAATAAACCTCAACCTACCTGTTAGTGATATTTGGTACTACCCTAACTTCTTCACTATAAAAGCGTCAAACAACTATTTTAACCACTTAAAAACAAATACCCCTTGGCAACAAGATGCTATTAAAGTATTTGGCAAAACCTATGCGCAACCAAGATTAACGGCCTTATATGCAAACAACGGCAAACCTTACTCTTATTCGAACATTACCATGCAACCCCATGAATTTTCTGATGAACTCATAGCCATAAAAAAGAAAATAGAATTAATTGCTGAAACGAATTTTACAACCTGCCTTTTAAATTTATATAGAGATGGCAAAGACAGTAATGGTTGGCATGCCGATAATGAAAAAGAGTTGGGCATAAATCCTGTTATCGCTTCGGTTACCTTTGGTCAGGAACGTTTTTTTCATCTAAAACACAGAACCCACAAAAACTTAAAACACAAAATTCTTTTAGAGAACGGCAGTCTTTTAGTCATGAAAGGCGAAACACAACACCATTGGTTGCACCAAATTCCAAAAACAGCTAGGCCCATACAAGAACGGATTAATTTAACCTTTAGGGTGATAAAATAA
- a CDS encoding acyl-CoA thioesterase, producing the protein MRYHTRKWVKPEDLNANNTLFGGKLLAWIDEEAALYSIIQLENKRVVTKYISEINFMSTATTGDIVEIGIEVVKFGKTSITINCEVRNKMTHETIVTVDNIIMVNLDNEGKPLQHGKTKIEFVKDRLASK; encoded by the coding sequence ATGAGATACCATACAAGAAAATGGGTTAAACCAGAAGATTTAAATGCAAATAATACGCTATTTGGAGGTAAATTATTAGCTTGGATAGACGAGGAAGCCGCACTTTACAGCATAATTCAATTAGAAAATAAAAGAGTTGTTACCAAATATATATCAGAAATTAACTTTATGAGTACTGCCACAACTGGAGATATAGTTGAAATTGGCATAGAAGTAGTGAAGTTTGGAAAAACTTCGATCACCATTAATTGTGAAGTTCGGAATAAAATGACCCATGAAACTATTGTTACCGTAGATAATATTATTATGGTAAATTTAGATAATGAAGGTAAACCTTTACAACATGGTAAAACAAAAATAGAATTTGTTAAAGATAGGTTAGCATCAAAATAA
- a CDS encoding AraC family transcriptional regulator, producing MIVPKPAFEAIAPDFGHSFTYQKFDEDKPNTHAIWHFHPEIELVYINGGTGKRQIGSHISYYADGDLILIGSNLPHCGFTDSFTGNKTETVVQMKHDFLGNDFFDIPEMKKIQTIFDVCKGGIAFYGKTKKKIGEKIEVLEYQTDFQRLLSILNILNELANSSEFKILNGEGFSMETSIKDNDRINLVFNYVKTNFKQEITLEQIADMVSMTIPSFCRYFKNITKKTFVQFVNEYRLVHASKLLAENATSITEVCFESGFNNFSHFNKSFKNFTGQNPSEYRNKLKKVLQ from the coding sequence ATGATAGTGCCAAAACCTGCTTTCGAAGCAATAGCTCCCGATTTCGGACATTCGTTTACCTATCAAAAATTTGATGAAGATAAACCCAATACTCATGCCATTTGGCATTTTCATCCTGAGATAGAATTAGTCTATATTAATGGTGGTACGGGCAAACGTCAAATAGGTAGCCATATATCTTATTACGCTGACGGGGATTTAATACTCATAGGCTCAAACTTACCGCATTGTGGCTTCACGGATAGTTTTACAGGCAATAAAACAGAAACCGTGGTGCAAATGAAACACGATTTTTTAGGAAATGATTTTTTTGATATTCCTGAAATGAAGAAGATTCAAACTATTTTTGATGTATGTAAAGGAGGGATTGCTTTTTATGGTAAAACAAAAAAGAAAATTGGAGAAAAAATTGAAGTTTTAGAATATCAAACCGATTTTCAAAGACTATTATCGATTTTAAATATTTTAAATGAATTGGCAAATTCTAGTGAGTTTAAAATTTTAAATGGTGAAGGTTTTTCTATGGAAACCTCTATTAAAGATAACGATCGAATAAATCTGGTTTTCAATTACGTAAAAACAAATTTTAAGCAAGAAATTACCTTAGAACAAATTGCGGATATGGTGAGCATGACAATACCATCATTTTGTAGATATTTTAAAAATATCACCAAAAAAACATTTGTGCAGTTTGTGAACGAATATCGTTTGGTACACGCCTCAAAATTATTAGCAGAAAATGCCACCAGTATAACCGAAGTGTGTTTTGAAAGTGGATTTAATAACTTTTCTCACTTTAACAAATCTTTCAAAAATTTCACAGGACAAAATCCGTCTGAATATCGAAATAAACTAAAAAAAGTATTACAATAA
- a CDS encoding DUF3244 domain-containing protein: MKTVVKFTVMAALLFHIVIANASEPKLNLVADLNEKSLIIDFDEVSKDTKIQFLDSENYIIYSDNSFKNKSIHTKFDLSNLKAGTYTFKLESLTKTINYDILIQKETIIIKDKVEVIKPAFRVKEDVVYINFLNISKEGVEIKVYDGEDRILYSEKFMDTLTVEKAINFKNANKGEYTVIVKNTHGNYQKSVSI; this comes from the coding sequence ATGAAAACAGTCGTAAAATTTACAGTAATGGCAGCATTATTATTCCATATAGTAATAGCAAATGCCAGTGAGCCAAAATTAAACCTAGTGGCAGACCTTAACGAAAAAAGTTTAATCATTGATTTTGATGAAGTATCTAAGGACACTAAAATTCAATTTTTAGATAGTGAAAACTACATCATTTACTCTGATAATTCTTTTAAAAACAAATCAATTCACACAAAATTTGATTTAAGTAATCTTAAGGCGGGAACCTACACTTTTAAACTTGAAAGTTTAACGAAAACCATCAATTATGATATCTTAATTCAAAAAGAAACAATTATCATAAAGGATAAAGTAGAAGTAATTAAGCCAGCATTTAGAGTCAAAGAAGATGTGGTTTACATAAATTTTCTGAATATTTCTAAAGAAGGTGTTGAGATTAAGGTTTATGATGGGGAAGACAGAATATTATATTCAGAAAAATTTATGGATACCCTTACGGTTGAAAAGGCCATCAATTTTAAAAATGCCAATAAAGGAGAATATACGGTTATCGTAAAAAACACTCATGGTAATTACCAAAAAAGCGTCAGTATTTAA
- a CDS encoding DUF885 family protein, whose amino-acid sequence MKKIILLVLSIIAFQGCKEEKKDPTEGLERNINFDLLLNNYAEEGLKLYPLNATSQGDARYNDILPNNLSDAFKAEEKAFYTEYLTKAQEVNDESLSESQQMSKAILIWECNRNLERLSFREDLMPINQMWSLQLMMGQLASGQSSQPFKTEQDYKNWLLRLNAYITWLNTAETRMKEGMAHGHVLPKSLIAKVIPQLLAMTNKNMEENLFYSPIQNFPEDFTDEQKENLRSYYKAMITENIIPTYQRLHDFMASEYMAAGRTSSGIDSIPNGKAYYDYAIKLFTTTDMTADEIHELGLSEVARISTEMEKVKKEVSFEGDLKEFFNHVRTKKELMPFTSAEEVIANFNAIHEKMKPQVNKLFGKQPKTKFEVRRTEAFREASASAEYNSGSMDGTRPGIFYVPIPDINEYNVFSDEDLFLHEAIPGHHFQISLTQENEDLPKFRKTLWYSAYGEGWALYTESLGKELGLYDDPYQYFGMLSAEMHRAIRLVVDTGLHSKGWSREKAIQYSLANEAESEAGIISEIERYMAMPGQALSYKIGQLKIKDLRAKAEKELGDKFDIKEFHNQVLETGCVPLALLENKIDAWIKTKS is encoded by the coding sequence ATGAAAAAAATAATTCTTTTAGTTTTGAGTATCATCGCCTTCCAAGGGTGTAAAGAAGAGAAAAAAGACCCAACAGAAGGGCTTGAAAGAAATATAAATTTTGATCTCCTATTAAACAACTATGCGGAAGAAGGTCTAAAATTATACCCTTTAAACGCTACCTCACAAGGCGATGCGCGCTACAATGATATATTACCAAACAACTTAAGTGACGCGTTTAAAGCTGAGGAAAAAGCATTTTATACCGAATACCTGACTAAAGCGCAAGAAGTAAATGACGAATCGCTGAGTGAAAGTCAGCAGATGAGTAAAGCCATACTTATTTGGGAGTGCAATCGAAATTTAGAACGTTTAAGCTTTAGAGAAGATTTAATGCCCATAAACCAGATGTGGTCACTACAATTAATGATGGGGCAATTAGCCAGTGGTCAAAGCTCACAACCTTTTAAAACCGAACAAGACTATAAAAATTGGCTGTTGCGTTTAAATGCCTATATCACTTGGTTAAATACCGCAGAAACGCGTATGAAAGAAGGTATGGCTCATGGGCATGTATTACCCAAATCTTTGATTGCAAAAGTAATTCCACAACTATTGGCCATGACCAATAAAAATATGGAGGAAAATTTATTTTACAGCCCTATTCAGAATTTTCCTGAAGACTTTACCGATGAGCAAAAAGAAAATCTTAGGAGTTATTATAAGGCGATGATTACTGAAAATATCATTCCAACCTACCAGAGGCTACATGATTTTATGGCCTCAGAATATATGGCGGCTGGAAGAACAAGTAGCGGCATAGATAGCATTCCCAACGGAAAAGCCTATTATGACTATGCGATTAAGTTATTCACCACAACTGATATGACAGCGGATGAAATACATGAATTAGGATTAAGTGAAGTAGCTCGGATTTCTACTGAAATGGAAAAAGTAAAAAAGGAAGTCAGTTTTGAGGGCGATTTAAAAGAGTTTTTTAATCATGTAAGGACTAAGAAAGAGTTGATGCCTTTTACAAGTGCAGAAGAGGTGATTGCCAATTTTAATGCGATTCATGAAAAAATGAAACCTCAGGTGAACAAACTATTTGGGAAACAGCCAAAAACAAAGTTTGAAGTACGTAGAACGGAGGCTTTCAGAGAAGCTTCTGCAAGTGCGGAGTACAATTCAGGTTCTATGGATGGAACACGACCAGGCATTTTTTATGTGCCCATTCCAGACATAAACGAATACAATGTATTTTCTGACGAGGATCTATTTTTACATGAAGCTATTCCTGGGCATCATTTTCAAATTTCATTGACTCAAGAGAATGAAGACTTACCTAAATTTAGAAAAACCTTATGGTATAGCGCCTATGGTGAAGGCTGGGCCCTCTACACAGAATCTTTGGGGAAAGAATTAGGATTATACGATGATCCTTATCAATACTTTGGCATGTTAAGTGCCGAAATGCATAGAGCTATTCGCTTAGTGGTAGATACGGGTTTACATTCTAAGGGTTGGTCTCGTGAAAAAGCCATTCAATACTCTTTAGCTAATGAAGCAGAGTCTGAAGCAGGTATTATTTCAGAAATTGAACGCTACATGGCGATGCCGGGTCAGGCCTTGTCTTATAAAATAGGACAATTAAAAATAAAAGATCTAAGGGCGAAGGCAGAAAAAGAATTAGGAGATAAATTTGATATCAAAGAATTTCATAACCAAGTTTTAGAAACCGGGTGTGTGCCATTGGCACTTTTAGAAAATAAGATTGATGCTTGGATAAAGACTAAGTCCTAG
- a CDS encoding MOSC domain-containing protein, whose protein sequence is MKVISTNLGTATTFQWKGKEEQTGIFKYPTNTALFLGANDVEKDTVIDRKHHGGENKACFLFSADQYTYWKALYPNLSWDWGMFGENLTVEGLDEDTLRIGDIYTLGSALVQITQPREPCYKLGIRFENQQIIQQYVEHQFPGAYVKILSTGSVKKGDEMQLVTQSKSTLTINQYYKFLFAKNKDPETIQLILDNDALPADKKEKLINTLSKAN, encoded by the coding sequence ATGAAGGTAATCTCCACAAATTTGGGAACAGCTACTACTTTTCAATGGAAGGGAAAAGAAGAGCAAACGGGTATATTTAAATATCCTACGAACACAGCCTTATTTTTAGGGGCGAATGATGTTGAAAAGGATACCGTTATTGATAGAAAACACCATGGTGGAGAAAACAAAGCCTGTTTTTTGTTTAGTGCGGATCAATATACCTATTGGAAAGCGCTATACCCTAACTTATCATGGGATTGGGGTATGTTCGGCGAAAATTTAACAGTGGAAGGCTTAGACGAAGATACCTTACGAATTGGAGATATCTATACCCTAGGATCTGCTTTGGTGCAAATAACCCAACCCAGAGAACCTTGCTATAAACTGGGAATTCGTTTTGAAAATCAACAAATTATACAACAATACGTGGAGCACCAATTTCCCGGTGCCTACGTTAAAATTTTAAGCACGGGAAGCGTTAAAAAAGGTGATGAAATGCAATTAGTTACCCAGTCCAAAAGTACCTTAACCATCAACCAATATTATAAATTCTTGTTTGCAAAAAATAAAGATCCTGAAACGATTCAACTTATTTTAGACAACGATGCTTTACCTGCTGATAAAAAAGAAAAATTAATAAACACATTGTCTAAAGCAAATTAA
- a CDS encoding DUF6249 domain-containing protein, whose product MAAAILIPISFFLVVFAITYLYFSTRNRERMALIEKGADASIFAKGKSENVTSTWKIFILNFALLLIGIGIAIFIASLLENTMGIEESIAYPGTIFLMAGIALLAGFFVTKKLV is encoded by the coding sequence ATGGCAGCAGCAATTTTAATCCCAATTAGCTTTTTTCTAGTAGTCTTTGCAATAACGTATCTTTATTTTTCTACTCGAAACCGAGAACGAATGGCACTTATTGAAAAAGGTGCAGATGCAAGTATTTTTGCAAAGGGGAAATCAGAAAATGTTACATCAACATGGAAAATATTTATTTTAAATTTTGCCCTACTACTAATCGGAATAGGAATAGCTATTTTTATCGCCTCTTTATTAGAGAATACAATGGGTATAGAGGAAAGTATTGCCTACCCAGGTACTATTTTCCTAATGGCTGGCATTGCACTTTTAGCAGGTTTTTTTGTGACAAAAAAGTTAGTGTAA
- a CDS encoding RNA polymerase sigma factor, whose amino-acid sequence MNQKEDQYYIRKVLNGDEKVYSFLIERYKYMVFTIALKVLKNREDAEEVAQDTFVKAYHSLSKFKGESKFSTWLYKIAYFGALDALKKENRRLVTTTIDNDYDINLSELIGVLDQFEIENRTRIIKESLNELSSEDSILVTLHYFDELSLNEISEIVDLSTNTVKVRLFRVRKKLAEILEKKLTPETIKSYGRK is encoded by the coding sequence ATGAACCAAAAAGAAGACCAATACTACATACGCAAAGTATTAAATGGAGACGAAAAAGTATACAGCTTTTTAATTGAGAGGTATAAATATATGGTTTTTACAATAGCTTTAAAGGTGTTAAAAAATAGAGAGGACGCGGAAGAAGTTGCCCAAGATACTTTTGTAAAGGCTTATCATTCTTTGTCTAAGTTTAAAGGTGAATCTAAATTTTCAACTTGGCTTTATAAAATTGCTTATTTTGGAGCTTTAGATGCTCTAAAAAAAGAGAATAGAAGATTGGTTACGACTACTATAGACAACGACTACGATATTAATTTATCAGAATTAATTGGTGTTTTAGATCAATTTGAAATAGAAAATAGGACTAGGATTATCAAGGAATCATTAAATGAACTTTCTTCTGAAGACTCAATTTTGGTCACCTTGCATTATTTTGATGAATTGTCTTTAAATGAAATTTCTGAGATAGTAGACCTTTCAACCAATACTGTAAAAGTTCGTTTATTTCGAGTAAGAAAAAAATTAGCAGAAATTCTAGAGAAAAAATTAACACCAGAAACCAT